The nucleotide window TTGTAAAAATTATTGTTTTAAGATTCTTTTCAGGGCTTTTCCACCTTCATCAAGACAAAAGTAATCgtgaaacaggaagagagaaacGGGGGAGACACACAGCAAAGGGTCGGGGTGGAACCGAACCCacggctgctgcaggagaaactcatgaaattattcaaaatgttattacagtattatcCCTGAATGGGAAGAAGAACATATTACAATTGTTGTTTTACTTTGCCACAATTTGCAACTCCACTTGGTGTATAAAGTATAACATAATATGAATCAAATCtgaatattaaaacaaacaagcaaagtcAATTTAGACATTAGATTTAGACAGTAGCAAACAGAGCAGCTGTTCCCCCATGAACCTTTCTCAAAGGTGGAGTAGAGCAAATGTCATAgagcacagagaaacaaaaatgaATTATGCAGTGGCCGCATCTgttgctcttcttcttgtaaGTTCTTGTAAAAGTTGGATGTGTTTCTCATGTGGTCCATTTTTTGAAGTGCGTGTGATCCTAGTTTctgaaagagagcaggcaatgGTGTTTTTAATCCTGTGCTCTGTGTGCGCCTGTGTTTGCATGCGTCATGTGGGTGTTGAAAGTATATGGGCCAAATGTCAGGGCAGCTCCTGAGGATAGATGCTGGCTGTGAACTCTGCCCTCTCCACCTCCATTCATGTCACTGAGAGCTGCTTTCTgggtcagagccaccatcagcAGTGCTCCGaatggaaagtgtgtgtttacagggtTCACTCCAATAAGTGATGATGTGTCGCAGTCTCAAAAGCTCTTTATCAGCACGTTGGCCTTTTACCACCGCTTGGAACGCCACCTCTCTCGTGAAGCTGCTGTAAATCAGCTGACCCTCGACTGTTAGCCTCTGACTTCCTGACTGCAGTCTTCCTTGGCCTTAAGGTGTGTTGGTGTCATATTGACACACAATAGTGCTTTTCACAGGCGTGTATGCAttcctctgaacacacacatgcatgttttaACACCTCAGCAGATAAATATCCTCCTTCAAGGCTCCGCAGCAGGTACAGTCACTGGTGAAGGGCGTTGGTGTTTCTCTGATGCTTTAGTTTCACTCCACTATGACATCTAGAAACCATATCCTCATGAAAAACTGTTTCCAAGACAGTCATCGCAGTGTTGAGATTGCTTGTATCCTGCTGTGCATCGAAATAGGAAGAAGCTCGCCATTCATTGTCCCATCTCATTCTCCTAATTATTGCAGCCATCAAGTAATTATCCAGGTTTGATTATTAGctaattttatttgaatgtttttgtaGGCATTCATTCTACTTTCATCATGATGTGGAGCAACGCCTGGGCCAAGGAACACtggactgttttttttgttgttgttctcaagTAAGCACACGTCCCCAGGAACCTGAAGCCTTTCCTGGGGTGAAGCCAGAGTGTCCCCCCTCCTGTGCCCGGTGCTGGACTCAATCTGAAAAGGGGTTGGGAAGCTTCTGCAGGTCAGAAATCCAGTGGGGTGTCCTAAAGGAGCCTTTGGGTTCTCGCAGTAATCTGTGACACGGGCATAGGCAAAACTATAAATACTCACCCGCTGACTCCTCTCCCATTCCTCCCCATCCCCCCACTCCCCATGTCCTCCTCTGGGCACTCGCTCAGGAGACTCCACTGTTCCTCTAGGGGAGCAAAAACAAGAGGTAGATACTCCTTGCCTTATGTTGACTGAACTCTCATAGATAAGTGTCGCTGCATATAGTTTGTCAATTAAATTAATCAGATATTCTTGTTTGACTGGGACAGTTCGGATTTAGCTGTCAGAAGTCATTGCACTGATTTTATTCAACACCAGGTATTCAATATTCATCAATAATTGATATATCAATCTAGTGGAAAATGTACATGAACAACTCTCATTAATACATTCAACTtttctcacttcctgctctctTTCCTCACACGTGATCTTTTGACCTTTGTCATCATTTCTACGTTAGTAACTGATCTCAGCCTGCGTCATCATGATTTCGTcaaaaggaaatacaaaaatgtgAAGTAACTAGTTGCTGTAAATGTAGGCTTGAATGGGAACCAGTTGCGTTTCTCTCTATTACCtcaatgaggttatgttttcatggcTGGTTTTTTGTGTCACcaggatttataaaaaaaacctgtgaaCCAATTTCTATGATACTTTGTGAAGGGGTGGGGCCCACCTCATGGAAGAACCCACTATACGTTGAAACTAATGCTGATAAACAGGCAGATCCACGAAGTTTATTTTGCTTTCTTAAACATGGAGAGATATTGTCCCATTTTACATTTCAAGCCTTTGTTTGCCTTGGAAGTTTCCATCAATGGCCAGCTACAGGCTGCACAGTGTGTTAGAGTCTGTGAGgccattttcttttgtgtttgcagataaTTTCTTGGAGGAGCATCTTTGCCAGTCGTGCCCcccacctctttctctctctctctctccgtctttgtcGCAAATGCACAAAGGAGCTGTTATCCTTGGGCTACTGGTTGCCAGGGCGACTGCTCGCTGTGACAACCTCCCCACCCCACATTCCCAAGTTCTGGTCCAAGTGGGTCGGAAATGACCCACTTCTCTTGACCTGTCACCGATCAATGCCAATTTAACGACAGAAGAATCAACTCTCTGCTCAATCAGGGGCTCCTCCTTTTGTTTCATTCAGAAAATGAGAATAACACTTCTCCCTCCCTATTTGATGAGTATGAAAATTAGGAATAAAGACCAGTAAGGAGCTTAAATATTGACAACCGAAGTTGTCGTGTTTGCATGTTATGTGTGCTCTCAACGGCGGTGTGTAAAGATCTGAGAGAGTTTCTGAGGCTTTTTTTGGTTTGGatcttttaaaatgaatacatCAGTGTATCACCCACAAACGTGTTTGTCCCATGTCAGTAACAGATAGTCTGAcaattgtcttgttttttttgtatgtgtttctgtctgttaaGATATTTTGGGTGGAGTTACCCTGTAATGATGCCATAGCCAAGCTACACCCCAGGCTTAGGTGACTGAAGAGGGTGTGTCTGGCTATCAGCCAGTCGCAGAGTAGCCCCAGTAGAGTTACATCCAAATCTAGTGAATAAGTATTTCCTCTCAAGAAACCTCCTGAATTAGTGGAACTCCACCCCTCTGGCTAGTTTTATCCCTTAGGCCGATGATTTgatcaaaagtattttttaaacatacagTAGATAATCTAATTCATACGGAATGACCCAACTGTTTGCCTGAACGAGTTGCTTGTAACTTGTAATGCTTGAAATAAGTGAAGACTTCACATTCTTACCAATGTATTTTCTAACAAACCaacttttactttcatttctctGCAGGTCTTAGCCCCTGTGCCCACCAGCTTCACTCCTGCCTCCTCTGGGGTCTTTGCTGTTTCCTGGTTCCCTATCTTGGGATGTTGGCGTTGTTCTGTGGCAGCTGCCATGGAGATAGACGGGTTCCTTTTGTAGACCATTTCACACACAACCTCCAGATGTTGTGCCAAATGCAGCTTGTCCACACGGGCAGAATTAGACAAGGACCCGCACAGAGGTGAGATACAGATCTTGGgcattatatattattaaataagaaatgaaacacaatagGCTTATGTCTTTCCCGCAGTTCACTGTCATATTAAAGCAATTAAATAGCTTTATTTTCATACTGCTTTAAAGCTGGAACTTTGTAAGAAGGGATTAGTATCTGATTCTCCCGCAGTTCTTGTGGCAAGAATACTGTCTCAGGGCAGAAATTGAAGTTATGACATCACCTTAAGGTCAAGGAAGACTGTAGTCAGGAAGTCAAAGGCTAACAGTCGTGGGACAGCTGATTTACAGCAGCTTCACGAGAGAGGTGGCGTTCTAAGTGGTAATAAAAAAGACTAACAGGCATTTGCACTGTGCATTGGTTTGTTGCACAAAGCCAAGTGTCAAgacaaaagtgtgttttttcttgaAAGGAATCCTTAATAATTAAACTATATTTTGTTCCCATCAGGTGCTGTGCAgctcaacttcctgtttcactgtgtttgacAACATCACAGCAGGAACTATAGGACTTCCTATTCCTGTGGAACATCTTGCTCTGCCTCCTGGCACTCCCGAGGACCTACTTGACCGGTTGCACAAAGCTTAGTCAAGACTCTTGCCCTCCAACATCGCAACCATGCGGCACATTCACGTGGAATTGGCCCACAAAAAGGCTCAATCAGAGCTTCCAGCCCGCGAGGGAGACCTGCCTCCACCGACAGCACCAACACAAAGCATAGACCCTGGGGTCAGACCGGGGGCGCCTAGACACTTTGGTCAGGAGGAGTTGCGTCTTCAAAAGGTCTACCAGCTCTCCATTTTCTCCCAGTTGGGGGGATTTTCTACCTCCACAGAATCCAACACTGATACTCAACAGAGACCTGTCCGGCTGGGTGTGAAACGGGGGCTAGAGGAGCCTCAGTTGACTTGTAAGCGTCCTCACCTGGGAGATGCCTCTGATGGGGAGGAACTGGAGGGAGGGGTGCTGTGTGGGCCAGTACCAGCTGAAGATGTTGGGATAGGATTAGCGACAGGTCGTAGTGGGCCTGGTTCTGTTTTCTCTTGCACACAGATGGAGCACAGGGACTCTGAAGGGGGCCCTTTGCCCAaatctcctcccctctccccaaGCCACACCCCCTCCAGGCGCCCTACTCAGCACAATCACGATAAGCCCATTCCTGATGTATTTGCTCCGCTGTCACCTAAATCGACCCCAATGTGCGACCAACATGGGCGTCTCTGTGACCAGAGCCACTCCTTTGGAAGCTCCGCCAGGACTGAGTCTCCTAATGGGGGCCGCACAACCACCTTCTCTCTAGGCAGCCCTGGACATGACAGCTGTAGTAATGGCTCATCTGGAGGTCAGCCCAGCCCCCACATATATGAAATGTCCACGTATGAAACTCCCAACCCTGCCAGTCCCACTAGCCCCCCAGGCCCCTTCTCTCCCCCAcaccacacagagctgcaggaacCAGGGGAGGCAACCGAATGGGAAGTTGGACTTGAATCCTCCCCACCTGAGCGAAGTGCCACCCAGGCTGCCTCGTCCTCCTCTAAAGGCTTGGCTCCCTGGGAGAAAACGCCCAGCAGTATTGGGCACCGTATTTCCTCTGGAGGTCACTGGCCGGCCAAAAAGAGGCTGCTTTCCCCAACCGACACTGGGGAGTCGTGTTCAGAAGATGAGGGACCCTCCACATCCAAGAGAAGCAGGCTGTCACTGCTGGCTCCAGGACTTGGTCCTGCCTCATGTCGCAGCACTGATGCCAAAGCTGCTCCGTACTGGAACCACCTGCTGCCCTCTGCATGGGACCGGTCTAAGGTAAGCCCACTTACCGACACACATCATACATGTGTTTCTGCATCGGCCTAACTCCTCTACAAGCTAATGGCTAACATTTGATGTTATGCTCCTTGACTGTAATAACAGGACAACCATGGTGTCAAACTATGTATTCTAATAAAAATAATAGTAgaggaaaacagttttccgatTAACGGCTAAATTATTAGACTTTCTAATTTATTTCTCTAATTATCTGCAGCTAGAAAGAGGCTGTAGCTGATTTTTATTGTCGCATCCATTAAAAACAGCATGTGCACATTTACATGCAAATAACTTGCCTTTAAGCCTCACAACATGATGGCCCTTTCTATACGGAAGCCTCTAAGACTGTGAATATAGATTTAAGAGTAGTTGTCCAAAGTCGAGTTGCTGATGGTAAGACATCTATGAGCCGTGACCGTCCTGGTAAAAGGGCCAAGGCGTAAATAAAGAGGAACTAAGAGAACAAATAAAAGTAAGAGAATGAACTGAAGGCCGACTCATCACGCCACACTGGAACAGGCTGAGTAGCTCGAGAATAAAGCCCATTGAGGGAAGGTCAATTGTTCCCCCACACGagtgtactgtgtgtgtctctctcacacacacacatacatacatctGGCTGTAGAAAATGGTTCTGGAAGTGAATTGGCCATTTTTTAACACTGGGTGGCCAGAAAGAGCTTTGAGTGTGTGGGATGGGGAGCGTGCTCATGGTCACAATAGGGTTCACCAGCTCCACCTCATACAGTTGTGGGATCATTATGACGAGAGGcgttgagtgtttgtgtgagggaaGCCCAGGGAGAAACGGATAGATGCAAGACAGGCTCAAGGACACACACTAGAGAGACCTATACGGACAGTGGAAATATATGAGAGCGAGGCAGTCACAGGTGATAATTAGGTAAATAACAGTCAGAAATAGATATTTTAAAGGCACAGAAAGGTAAGAAGGGATACTATTCTGTGGTTTTGATCGAGTGTGATGAGGCGACCAGCTGACAAAGACCCCTGAGCTCTGTAGAGAGCCAGTTCAACCGAGGACCAGCTGATACCCAAAAGCTAACGATGAGTGAAAGGTTCGCTGTGAGCAAATGGCCAGCAGGTAGCCTAGTGTCGGCTGGTGATGGGTCATCTGACAGCGTGGTGGCCTTTAGTGTGAACTGCAGCCTGGAAATGGGGAATGTTTGTGCACATGACACAGCGTCCAGTAGTCAGCACTCAGTAAGTAGAAGGTCATATCAAGTGCCCAATAACGAGAGATGCACAGAAAATACCAGCTTGACCATTATTTTGAATATTCCAAACTTTGTGCACACTAAGGGAGGAATTGGAATATACcctgacaaatacaaataattctatttcctttcttccctcttttCTAGACTTCCACAGACTGCACAAGATCAGGGAGACGACTGAAAAGTGGGCTGCGGTTAAAAAGGTGAGTCATGTGTTTcccaatcaaaacaataacaaaagacagcGTTTGGTGGCTTAAAgaagcgtgggatcatgggatgTCTCCAGAACCTATCCCCTCGTTGAAGTGAGCTTCCCCCATTTAGAACTCCTTCAGTGTGAATCTCTCAGGAATTATTGTCAGTGAGCTGAATTATCGTCCCAACAGCATCTGGTGAATCAAGTagcaaaaaaaacttttatgttaagaatctgtgtgtttttcagagtCTGTTCAGCGAACACAACATGTTTCTGAGGGGCTGCGAGCCAAGCTGCTGGTAGCGTTTGTCAGCTTGTGTCTTTGATAACTTAAGATCCTTACAACAGACAACTAAAATGTTATATCTCTTTAAAAGATATCTTTTAAAATGACCAGTATCTTAAAAGTATATTATAGGAATTTGGCTTAAATTTTATAAAATACACCATTTGAGACACATCAGTCAgatttctcttattttgaaaattggaacaatacaaatatacaacTTCTATCATGTGTTTGTCACTTTAATGCAGAGAAGTTGAATGTTTGACCTTTTAAGTGTAAGCACATGTGGAAAGATGAGTTCAGTTCAATGAAAGATCGACTGCAGGGAACACAGGGAAAGGAGGTGGGAGTCAGGGGAGGTTGTATGCTCTTCTAAATTAAAGGGTTTTGTGTCTGGACTTGAAAACCCAGACGCGCTCACAGGCATGTGACATGTCGGTTAAAGCGAAATTAGTGTAATCTCAACCGCTAACCACCggtctgttttgtgtgttttctgtggttaTATTCAGTCGGCAGCTGCGCAgcggcagacacacagacaccggACGCTCCACACGTTCCAGCTGGCCCTCATCCTCCATCAGCAGATCACTACTTGGCAACTTTGaggtaaaacattttaactATCGCTTTAACAACTTCCTGAGGCGCAGTTTGCTGCAGGTCAAAGATAATGCAGGCGTCAGTGTCACTCCAAGATGCAAATTAGAAATGTAGAAtccagtttttatttcatttatttccaaaaGCTAAATTCAAACAAATTTAATCCAATAGCAAAAGCCTGTGGTTGCGTGTGTGTCTCCCCATGTCACACTTGCACTATGCCAACTATGAAGGCCAAACACCCTCAAAAAATCTttgaaataactt belongs to Platichthys flesus chromosome 3, fPlaFle2.1, whole genome shotgun sequence and includes:
- the LOC133945588 gene encoding atos homolog protein B, whose translation is MRHIHVELAHKKAQSELPAREGDLPPPTAPTQSIDPGVRPGAPRHFGQEELRLQKVYQLSIFSQLGGFSTSTESNTDTQQRPVRLGVKRGLEEPQLTCKRPHLGDASDGEELEGGVLCGPVPAEDVGIGLATGRSGPGSVFSCTQMEHRDSEGGPLPKSPPLSPSHTPSRRPTQHNHDKPIPDVFAPLSPKSTPMCDQHGRLCDQSHSFGSSARTESPNGGRTTTFSLGSPGHDSCSNGSSGGQPSPHIYEMSTYETPNPASPTSPPGPFSPPHHTELQEPGEATEWEVGLESSPPERSATQAASSSSKGLAPWEKTPSSIGHRISSGGHWPAKKRLLSPTDTGESCSEDEGPSTSKRSRLSLLAPGLGPASCRSTDAKAAPYWNHLLPSAWDRSKTSTDCTRSGRRLKSGLRLKSRQLRSGRHTDTGRSTRSSWPSSSISRSLLGNFEESILKGRFSPSGRIEGFTAEIGASGSYCPQHVTLPVQVTYYDISEHSAPSPFLGVISLEPLGKKGYSIPKAGTIQVTLFNPNKTVVKMFLVTYNFGDMPVNHMTFLRHRIFLMPVEEGVEGKGEVSPGGGAIDRKKILCYLMHLRFQSSKSGKIYLHNDIRLLFSRKSIEVDTRIPYELKSFTEVPRNPKYSPRV